A single window of Streptomyces griseoviridis DNA harbors:
- a CDS encoding SpoIIE family protein phosphatase has product MNTTAFLECEDVAWFRDGASLATTARGAAAALARRLGFTSHRSAEVALAVTEAATNVQRHSVDGGLLLRVVRSGAEAGVEFLTVDSGPGMTDVPAAMVDGASSAGTLGIGLGAVARLADHFDLHSVPGRGTVLSARFWPRGAESATPLPGTSGADGVTRPISGETVCGDAWAVRTLVAGPEGAPPVVVVMLCDGLGHGPLAARASQAAVGAFRDCADLSPEGVLTAVDRALRGTRGGAVAVARIEPAEGRVRYCGIGNVSGFLVDPAGRRALLSAPGIVGAQMRRLRTFEEPLPEHGALVMHSDGLTERWDHTALPGLLRHSPLVMAGQLLREAAVRRDDASVVVVKGAW; this is encoded by the coding sequence ATGAACACCACCGCCTTCCTCGAATGCGAGGACGTGGCGTGGTTCCGGGACGGCGCGTCGCTGGCGACGACCGCCAGGGGCGCGGCCGCCGCGCTCGCCCGGCGCCTCGGGTTCACCAGCCACCGGTCGGCCGAGGTCGCCCTCGCGGTCACCGAGGCCGCCACGAACGTCCAGCGGCACAGCGTGGACGGCGGGCTCCTGCTGCGCGTCGTGCGCTCGGGGGCCGAGGCGGGCGTCGAGTTCCTCACCGTCGACTCGGGGCCCGGGATGACGGACGTGCCCGCGGCCATGGTCGACGGCGCGTCGAGCGCCGGCACCCTGGGGATCGGGCTCGGCGCGGTCGCCCGGCTCGCTGACCACTTCGACCTGCACTCCGTCCCGGGGCGCGGGACGGTCCTGAGCGCCCGGTTCTGGCCGCGCGGAGCGGAGTCCGCGACCCCGCTCCCGGGGACGTCGGGCGCCGACGGGGTGACCAGGCCCATCAGCGGGGAGACGGTGTGCGGCGACGCGTGGGCCGTCCGCACCCTCGTCGCGGGACCCGAGGGAGCGCCGCCCGTCGTGGTGGTCATGCTCTGCGACGGCCTGGGGCACGGCCCGCTGGCCGCGCGGGCGAGCCAGGCGGCCGTGGGCGCGTTCCGGGACTGCGCCGACCTCAGCCCCGAGGGCGTCCTCACCGCCGTCGACCGGGCGCTGCGGGGCACCCGCGGCGGCGCGGTCGCGGTGGCGCGGATCGAGCCGGCCGAGGGGCGGGTGCGGTACTGCGGGATCGGCAACGTCAGCGGCTTCCTCGTCGACCCCGCCGGCCGCAGGGCGCTGCTCTCGGCCCCCGGGATCGTCGGCGCGCAGATGCGCAGGCTGCGGACGTTCGAGGAGCCGCTCCCCGAGCACGGCGCCCTGGTGATGCACTCCGACGGGCTGACCGAACGCTGGGACCACACGGCGCTGCCGGGGCTGCTGCGCCACTCGCCGCTGGTCATGGCCGGTCAGCTGCTCCGGGAGGCCGCGGTGCGCAGGGACGACGCGAGTGTCGTCGTGGTCAAGGGCGCCTGGTGA
- a CDS encoding YkgJ family cysteine cluster protein, giving the protein MSGPEANLAGCASCKGRCCREYTVNVTMADVRGLATGMALHPREFVALKEKDDGDFRLTRGGPLFDIRLRHRPDTEGCVFLMEIAPGHARCGAYVHRPRVCANFPAGLTRNTVAVRDKTLCGDADSWNLTAMNLPALRANILRNRAAWTEHLRMAERWNAHVDASHRSRSHDELFAFILQPDILAPEMERAAARETTSPDPAEPGRGTGGPAPADAL; this is encoded by the coding sequence GTGAGCGGCCCCGAAGCCAACCTGGCCGGCTGCGCGTCCTGCAAGGGCCGCTGCTGCCGCGAGTACACCGTCAACGTCACCATGGCCGACGTGCGCGGCCTCGCCACCGGAATGGCCCTGCACCCACGGGAGTTCGTCGCCCTCAAGGAGAAGGACGACGGCGACTTCCGGCTCACCCGCGGCGGCCCGCTCTTCGACATCCGGCTGCGCCACCGGCCGGACACCGAGGGATGCGTGTTCCTGATGGAGATCGCCCCCGGCCACGCCCGCTGCGGCGCCTACGTCCACCGCCCCCGGGTGTGCGCCAACTTCCCGGCCGGCCTGACCCGCAACACGGTGGCCGTCCGCGACAAGACGCTCTGCGGCGACGCGGACTCCTGGAACCTCACGGCGATGAACCTGCCCGCGCTGCGCGCGAACATCCTGCGCAACCGGGCGGCCTGGACCGAGCACCTGCGGATGGCCGAGCGGTGGAACGCGCACGTCGACGCGAGCCACCGCAGCCGCTCCCACGACGAGTTGTTCGCGTTCATCCTGCAACCGGACATCCTGGCACCGGAGATGGAGCGGGCGGCAGCCCGGGAGACCACGTCGCCCGACCCCGCGGAGCCCGGCCGGGGAACCGGCGGGCCCGCCCCTGCGGACGCTCTGTAG
- a CDS encoding STAS domain-containing protein: MSERIPVLRIGDVLLVSVQFDLEDQTVLNLQEDLAEQIVAKSARGVVIDISALEIVDSFVGRMLATVAAISRVLDARTVVVGMRPAVAITLVELGLSLGGVSTALDLEKGLAKLRRPIGSASQ, translated from the coding sequence ATGAGCGAGCGCATTCCGGTCCTGCGGATCGGTGACGTCCTGCTGGTCTCGGTCCAGTTCGACCTGGAGGACCAGACGGTGCTCAACCTCCAGGAGGACCTGGCGGAGCAGATCGTCGCGAAGTCGGCCCGCGGGGTCGTCATCGACATCAGCGCCCTGGAGATCGTCGACTCCTTCGTGGGGCGCATGCTGGCGACGGTCGCCGCGATCTCCCGGGTGCTCGACGCGCGGACGGTGGTCGTGGGGATGCGTCCCGCCGTCGCCATCACCCTGGTCGAGCTGGGACTCTCGCTCGGCGGCGTCAGCACCGCCCTCGATCTGGAGAAGGGACTGGCGAAACTGCGCCGGCCCATCGGTTCGGCCTCCCAGTGA
- a CDS encoding STAS domain-containing protein, with the protein MTETPSQPPSHLSVRRSTVDGVRVVALRGELDHAARVDLGDVLHPPGEEAPRTVADLSGVTFMDSSGINILIAAHRAAVQSEGWLRVVGAQPSVLRVLELVGLDLVIPCFPTLAQALES; encoded by the coding sequence GTGACAGAGACACCTTCGCAGCCCCCCTCCCATCTGTCGGTCCGCCGATCCACGGTCGACGGCGTCCGGGTGGTCGCCCTGCGGGGTGAGCTGGACCACGCCGCCCGGGTCGACCTCGGCGATGTGCTGCACCCGCCCGGTGAGGAGGCGCCGCGGACTGTGGCGGATCTCTCCGGTGTGACCTTCATGGACTCCAGCGGCATCAACATCCTCATCGCGGCCCACCGCGCCGCCGTGCAGAGCGAGGGGTGGCTGCGGGTCGTCGGCGCGCAGCCCTCGGTGCTGCGGGTCCTCGAACTCGTCGGCCTCGACCTGGTCATTCCCTGTTTCCCCACACTGGCACAGGCGTTGGAGAGTTGA
- a CDS encoding STAS domain-containing protein, which yields MVKRDDAVDLVGLLSVEGQDLAATWVREVSGSLKGRIGAAELDRELRELYDALVEALRQGATDVHAEQMSEVRALLTELSRNRARQGFSPSETAVSVFALKGILEPALQDGSADTVRAYLQLGRILDGLGLFTIETYTQTRDELITAQAEQLLELSTPVVRLWDGVIAVPLVGTLDSARTQVVMEKLLQALVDTGSEQAIIDITGVPAVDTQVAQHLLKTIVAAKLMGAECTVSGISPQIAQTIVALGIEFDGIVTKASLADALKLALRRSGVDLVARESVQR from the coding sequence ATGGTGAAGCGGGACGACGCTGTGGACCTGGTGGGGCTCCTGTCCGTCGAGGGCCAGGACCTGGCCGCGACGTGGGTGCGCGAGGTATCGGGCTCACTGAAAGGCCGGATCGGCGCGGCCGAACTCGACCGCGAACTGCGCGAACTGTACGACGCCTTGGTGGAGGCACTGCGACAGGGCGCGACCGATGTGCACGCCGAGCAGATGTCCGAAGTCCGGGCGCTGCTCACGGAATTGTCGAGGAATAGGGCCCGGCAGGGATTCTCCCCGAGTGAGACGGCCGTCAGCGTTTTCGCGCTGAAGGGAATTCTCGAACCCGCCCTCCAGGACGGTTCCGCGGACACGGTCCGCGCCTATCTGCAGCTCGGCCGGATCCTGGACGGTCTCGGGCTGTTCACGATCGAGACGTACACCCAGACCCGGGACGAGCTGATCACCGCGCAGGCCGAGCAGCTCCTCGAACTGTCCACGCCCGTGGTCCGGTTGTGGGACGGCGTCATCGCGGTGCCGCTGGTCGGCACGCTGGACTCGGCGCGGACCCAGGTCGTGATGGAGAAGCTGCTCCAGGCGCTGGTGGACACCGGCTCCGAGCAGGCGATCATCGACATCACGGGCGTTCCCGCGGTGGACACCCAGGTCGCCCAGCACCTGCTGAAGACCATCGTCGCGGCCAAGCTGATGGGCGCCGAGTGCACGGTGTCCGGGATCAGCCCGCAGATCGCGCAGACGATCGTCGCGCTGGGCATCGAGTTCGACGGCATCGTGACGAAGGCCAGCCTGGCCGACGCCCTCAAGCTGGCGCTGCGCCGTTCCGGCGTGGACCTCGTCGCGCGTGAGAGCGTGCAGCGATGA
- a CDS encoding anti-sigma regulatory factor produces MTAPWQAGAEPLTFPITRSADLVHIRQAIRTLSQQCRLSLVDQTKMITAASELARNTLIYGGGGAVLAGMVSADGKHGVGAVFEDTGPGIPDVEQAMTDGWTSGSGLGLGLSGARRLVDDFHLHTVPGEGTVVTIIKWVR; encoded by the coding sequence GTGACAGCGCCCTGGCAGGCGGGCGCCGAACCGCTCACCTTCCCCATCACCCGCAGCGCCGATCTCGTCCACATCCGCCAGGCCATCCGGACCCTGTCGCAGCAGTGCCGTCTCTCCCTGGTCGACCAGACGAAGATGATCACCGCGGCGAGCGAGCTGGCCCGCAACACCCTCATCTACGGGGGTGGCGGCGCGGTGCTGGCCGGGATGGTCAGCGCCGACGGGAAGCACGGGGTCGGCGCCGTGTTCGAGGACACCGGGCCCGGCATCCCCGACGTCGAGCAGGCCATGACGGACGGCTGGACGTCGGGCAGCGGCCTCGGGCTCGGCCTGAGCGGCGCCCGCCGTCTCGTCGACGACTTCCATCTGCACACCGTGCCCGGCGAGGGCACCGTGGTCACCATCATCAAGTGGGTGCGATGA
- a CDS encoding protein kinase domain-containing protein, producing the protein MRPGRSFWEEFHTVHPLAASDPVRIGRYRLTGRLGAGGMGTVYLGSTPGGRPVAIKVISDQFQYEPQALERFRREVDTLHTVRSAYSATIIDSGLDAPPFWFATEYVPGRTLYSAVQASGPLPAQLCLALLAALAEGLSDIHDHEILHRDVKPQNVILSPVGPQLIDFGIARGAGQAALTQVGHTAGTPGFTAPEAFRGEETSAAADVFALGATIAFAATGRPPYGDGSFSAIAYRTVHGDIDLDGVEPRLAEILAACTHRDPAERPTPGEIVELRDAHTSLADDPHYRLISAPEAKDGVPATVPVPTAPDASAGPAAGGPAPAELPTAAVPTQVVPGTPSGTAVLAPPPGFGPPGSGDPRPRSRRRTVLIAAAATVAVGVAAATALTLLPGNDTEKDSGARAAASAAAADRSAAADDGAQNAADTSKDGQDVQDAQDGADAQQGEDRQDGQESGGQSQEPPAELVVSRPVVVEAGGELIAARIRLVMQRDGNLVAYDEENKARWASKTSGDGATAEFQDDGNLVVYDKEHRAVWASKTNGHENAVLTLRGDGNITISDGDAELWSTGTAH; encoded by the coding sequence GTGCGGCCGGGCAGGTCATTCTGGGAGGAATTCCACACCGTGCATCCCCTCGCCGCATCCGATCCTGTCCGGATCGGTCGCTACCGTCTCACCGGCCGCCTCGGGGCGGGCGGTATGGGCACTGTCTACCTCGGCAGCACCCCCGGCGGCCGACCGGTCGCGATCAAGGTGATCAGTGATCAGTTCCAGTACGAGCCGCAGGCCCTGGAGCGGTTCCGCCGCGAGGTGGACACGCTGCACACCGTGCGCAGCGCCTACAGCGCGACGATCATCGACAGCGGCCTCGACGCGCCGCCCTTCTGGTTCGCCACCGAGTACGTACCCGGCCGGACCCTCTACTCGGCGGTCCAGGCGTCGGGGCCGCTGCCCGCGCAGCTCTGCCTCGCGCTGCTGGCCGCCCTCGCCGAGGGCCTGTCGGACATCCACGACCACGAGATCCTGCACCGCGACGTCAAGCCGCAGAACGTCATCCTGTCGCCGGTCGGCCCGCAGCTCATCGACTTCGGCATCGCCCGGGGCGCCGGGCAGGCCGCGCTGACCCAGGTCGGCCACACCGCGGGCACCCCCGGGTTCACCGCTCCCGAGGCGTTCCGCGGTGAGGAGACGAGCGCCGCCGCCGACGTCTTCGCGCTGGGCGCGACCATCGCCTTCGCGGCGACCGGCCGGCCCCCGTACGGCGACGGGTCGTTCTCCGCGATCGCCTACCGCACCGTCCACGGCGACATCGACCTGGACGGCGTCGAGCCCCGGCTGGCCGAGATCCTCGCGGCCTGCACCCACCGCGACCCGGCCGAGCGGCCGACGCCCGGCGAGATCGTCGAACTCCGCGACGCGCACACGTCGTTGGCCGACGACCCGCACTACCGGCTGATCTCCGCACCCGAGGCGAAGGACGGCGTCCCCGCGACGGTCCCGGTGCCGACGGCCCCCGACGCCTCCGCCGGCCCCGCCGCAGGCGGGCCCGCCCCCGCCGAGCTTCCGACGGCGGCGGTCCCGACCCAGGTCGTGCCCGGCACGCCGTCCGGGACCGCGGTCCTGGCGCCGCCGCCCGGCTTCGGCCCGCCCGGCAGCGGTGATCCGCGGCCCCGCTCCCGCCGCAGGACCGTCCTGATCGCCGCCGCCGCGACGGTGGCCGTCGGCGTCGCCGCCGCCACCGCGCTGACGTTGCTGCCCGGGAACGACACCGAGAAGGACAGCGGCGCACGGGCCGCGGCGAGTGCCGCGGCGGCCGACCGGTCGGCCGCCGCGGACGACGGCGCGCAGAACGCGGCCGATACCTCGAAGGACGGCCAGGACGTACAGGACGCACAGGACGGCGCCGACGCGCAGCAGGGCGAGGACCGGCAGGACGGCCAGGAGAGCGGCGGCCAGAGCCAGGAGCCGCCCGCCGAACTGGTCGTCAGCCGGCCGGTCGTCGTGGAGGCCGGCGGCGAACTCATCGCGGCCAGGATCAGACTCGTCATGCAGCGCGACGGCAACCTGGTCGCCTACGACGAGGAGAACAAGGCGCGCTGGGCCTCCAAGACCAGCGGCGACGGCGCGACTGCCGAGTTCCAGGACGACGGCAACCTGGTCGTCTACGACAAGGAACACCGGGCCGTGTGGGCGAGCAAGACCAACGGGCACGAGAACGCTGTGCTGACGTTGCGCGGCGACGGCAACATCACGATCAGCGACGGCGACGCGGAACTCTGGTCCACCGGCACCGCCCACTGA